In one Kluyveromyces marxianus DMKU3-1042 DNA, complete genome, chromosome 4 genomic region, the following are encoded:
- the CIP1 gene encoding Cip1p gives MNDHTSINSKGLRTILLEKFHHRFSHSRSHEETAVAESQEQEREREHEHEQAGSKQQQQNRRSSTPSPASEDGDVEMDINNDEYLIDISTEKSSIEYGQCFSETDERKTGPAPLTLNTDANTWYAPENRVCTPVMTPVNQSGPAQFYSKRHDSMSSLASSVSEFGYANMRPQSAASNCGGGAFNASFTPRFVSLLSEVYVQVCSDPTITPFDSNNPPSGILHRVSKIAVEKADAEHIDIGIERNSWLLTLVRQRLLMEARKDSYLSRNSSIISLPPVPQFGIENISAPFGNSQLQQQQQQQDYFNCSSSGDGSVFTNNNNYYMGINSSLDSRPSSQSYGSSNQQLQQPIQMSQATNQLPPQHPKSLVRSRNNSFLTAASRSRSNSFKVHPQLSNTMGSVQSSSMPKLSRSRSTSNAHFVLTPTNSIPSQPSFLSQSTSAVNTVLSAIPTNNNTTAAGQQVDERNARLPTHVEN, from the coding sequence ATGAATGACCACACGTCGATCAATAGCAAGGGCCTGAGGACCATCCTTCTGGAGAAGTTCCACCATAGGTTTTCGCATTCGAGATCTCATGAGGAGACAGCAGTAGCTGAGTcgcaagaacaagaacgtGAACGTGAACATGAACATGAACAAGCTGGAAGtaagcagcagcaacagaaTCGAAGGTCGTCGACGCCCTCGCCTGCATCAGAGGACGGTGATGTCGAAATGGACATTAATAACGACGAGTATCTGATAGACATATCCACGGAAAAATCTAGCATCGAATATGGACAGTGTTTCAGCGAGACTGACGAACGGAAAACAGGGCCTGCTCCATTGACTTTGAATACGGACGCTAATACGTGGTACGCTCCAGAAAATAGAGTGTGCACTCCGGTCATGACCCCGGTTAACCAGTCTGGACCGGCCCAGTTCTACTCAAAACGTCACGATAGCATGTCCTCGCTCGCTAGCTCGGTTTCAGAATTCGGGTACGCGAACATGAGACCGCAATCAGCAGCTAGTAACTGTGGCGGTGGCGCCTTCAATGCTTCTTTCACACCGCGTTTTGTGTCGTTGCTCTCGGAAGTATACGTTCAAGTGTGCTCCGACCCAACCATCACCCCTTTTGATAGCAACAATCCACCCTCGGGGATCCTGCATAGGGTCTCGAAAATCGCAGTGGAAAAAGCAGACGCAGAGCATATCGATATTGGGATCGAAAGAAACTCTTGGCTCCTGACCTTGGTCAGACAGAGACTACTCATGGAGGCAAGAAAGGATAGCTATCTCTCGAGAAATAGCTCCATTATATCGCTTCCTCCAGTACCTCAGTTCGGAATTGAGAACATATCAGCACCATTTGGTAATTCTCAActtcaacagcagcagcagcagcaggaCTACTTCAATTGTAGCAGTTCAGGGGATGGATCTGTTTTCACgaataacaacaactacTATATGGGAATAAACTCCTCCCTAGACTCAAGGCCCTCTTCTCAATCCTACGGATCAAGTAACCAACAACTGCAGCAGCCAATACAAATGTCACAGGCAACTAACCAATTGCCTCCACAACACCCTAAATCCCTAGTCAGATCTAGGAATAACAGTTTCTTGACTGCTGCAAGTCGGTCCAGAAGCAACTCTTTCAAAGTACACCCCCAGCTTTCAAATACCATGGGTTCTGTTCAATCGTCTTCTATGCCAAAATTATCCAGATCGAGGTCCACTAGCAATGCACACTTTGTATTAACCCcaacaaattcaattcCGTctcaaccttcttttctttcccaaTCAACTTCTGCTGTAAATACAGTCCTGAGCGCGATTCCAACtaacaacaataccacTGCTGCTGGTCAACAAGTGGATGAACGTAACGCAAGATTACCCACACATGTGGAGAACTGA
- the RRP12 gene encoding mRNA-binding protein RRP12, translating into MDPEQVSKLLELEDKLAKIRAQSSSKLENQKHIAIILAAVEENINEQDATNKNIVNYLISFMSLLDQTIDPETTAIKDLQLATSTMYLLDIIFQYTPKKMLRSRFADILTKVAPCITDEKANAPLIRSAVGCLESLLIAQDTQSWNNTQNLKVTPKRGLDGLLELSLDPRPKVRKRAQDAIANILKNPPPGPTAEHVAAPSISEFAINALVSILEEAATISNKKLRAMGGSNELNSRIIHVLKLLSNIIATNQWPTVHVERLCDLLLEVCKTSDQFLVSNSFKCFETLFQSMAESSVSSGLAENKFMRALEVIFSLKPSQNDTHLAGAWIAVVAKGITTYAIHDPLKCFVKLPEIFRTLSYYLSSELPDVYSSAAQCLIAIITDAVKSEILLFPPAVSAEQYETVDDVIQELSEIFVDLLSIKYTHCAKSVLSILAAAFKKLRYRANPDFLKPLEIVGGWRTDERNFLDLRNETEYVIGAAVESMGVETVLGCLPLNLINHSPSKPGRAWLLPILRDSIKNSTLHTFFTEFLPLIKHFESKYEKLGKESVQLKVFQTVVDQIWSLLPPFCDIPTDLSTAFSDEVAAELSGLMYSNIELRTTICNALKTLVESNLAYQNDPTSDPLLIQHFPAEKATESLEYLSTKSSNLLAVLFNLYTQTAPNARGYILETIDAYLKITKEEDLTNTFNNVCGLLSNAFKEEANKNKNEMSATLLDLVISMVKYVPSSSYGSLFSIFNTIVNSEDSLIQKRAYRIIHKLSEIEEGSDAISNYIGDIEQIMLKSASSVQTSSKSARLQAIRTIVQLLPVDQLSFIVQVVAEVILSTKDVNEKSRETAFGILIDMAKKMDNPNGIVKLSQIPGYDPSTPDQPSSVAEFFKIMSAGLIGESQHMVSATITAYSCLVFEFKDRVDTGVLLEIYDTIELYLTSNSREIVKSSIGFAKVCCLGLRDDIMKPKVKELLPKLLRWSHEHTGHFKAKVKHIIERLIRRFGYEYIEANFPEEDMRLLANIRKSRNRSMRKQTEGEEEGPAQAAPSTKSSRFMSALDEALYSSEEESDDEEEGTGSKNDRRKKGSKQFIVESKENPLDLLDSQTLAHISSTRPKTLNTGKRRIVDDEVFSFDAEGKLVVKDDKRKNNAEDPLEEITSGVNAYLDAVKQGPVKGQKNRLKFKKGARAGNYDDFGDDDDEVALPKPKSTDKGRIGKKQNGRFKNKRKL; encoded by the coding sequence ATGGATCCCGAACAAGTGTCTAAACTTCTCGAGTTAGAAGACAAACTCGCCAAGATTAGAGCTCAATCCAGCTCGAAATTGGAGAATCAGAAGCACATTGCAATTATATTGGCAGCAGTTGAGGAAAACATCAATGAACAAGATGCAACTAACAAGAACATTGTCAACTACTTGATTTCTTTCATGTCTTTGCTAGATCAAACGATCGATCCAGAAACGACAGCAATCAAAGACTTGCAGTTGGCAACATCAACCATGTACCTACTGGATATTATCTTCCAATATACTCCAAAGAAGATGCTTAGAAGCAGATTTGCTGATATTCTAACCAAAGTCGCACCATGCATAACCGACGAGAAGGCCAACGCTCCATTAATAAGATCAGCAGTTGGTTGTTTGGAGTCTCTTTTGATTGCTCAAGATACACAATCTTGGAATAATACCCAAAATTTGAAGGTGACACCAAAGAGAGGTTTGGACGGTTTGCTAGAACTATCTTTGGACCCAAGACCTAAAGTTAGAAAGAGAGCACAGGATGCTATTGCCAACATCTTGAAGAATCCTCCTCCAGGTCCTACTGCCGAACACGTTGCGGCACCATCCATATCCGAATTTGCAATCAATGCTTTGGTCTCtattttggaagaagctgCTACTATCTCTAATAAAAAGCTAAGAGCCATGGGGGGATCCAATGAACTAAATTCAAGAATCATCCACGTTTTGAAGCTTCTCAGTAACATCATTGCTACAAACCAATGGCCAACGGTACACGTTGAAAGATTGTGTGATTTACTCTTGGAAGTCTGTAAGACCTCGGACCAATTCTTGGTTTCTAACTCATTTAAGTGTTTCGAAACGCTATTCCAATCTATGGCAGAATCATCAGTATCGTCTGGTTTGGCTGAAAACAAGTTCATGAGAGCCTTGGAAGTTATCTTTTCCTTAAAACCATCCCAAAACGACACCCATTTAGCTGGCGCTTGGATCGCTGTTGTCGCTAAAGGTATTACTACATATGCCATCCACGATCCTTTGAAATGTTTCGTCAAACTACCGGAAATCTTTAGAACATTATCATATTATCTCTCCAGCGAGTTGCCAGATGTTTACTCTAGCGCTGCGCAATGTTTAATCGCCATTATCACCGATGCTGTCAAATCCGAAATCCTACTTTTCCCACCTGCAGTTTCCGCTGAGCAGTATGAAACTGTTGACGACGTCATTCAAGAATTATCTGAAATTTTCGTGGACTTGTTGTCCATCAAGTATACTCATTGTGCCAAGTCAGTACTAAGCATTCTTGCAGCTGCGTTCAAAAAATTGAGATACAGAGCTAATCCAGATTTCCTCAAACCTTTAGAAATTGTTGGTGGTTGGAGAACTGATGAGCGCAACTTTTTGGATTTAAGGAATGAAACAGAATACGTCATTGGTGCAGCCGTTGAAAGTATGGGTGTGGAAACCGTTTTAGGATGCCTACCCCTAAACTTGATTAATCACTCGCCATCTAAACCAGGAAGAGCGTGGTTACTACCAATTCTAAGGGATTCTATTAAAAACTCCACCTTGCATACTTTCTTCACAGAGTTTTTACCACTTATCAAGCATTTCGAATCTAAGTATGAAAAACTAGGCAAAGAATCAGTCCAACTAAAGGTTTTCCAAACAGTTGTTGATCAAATCTGGTCCTTGCTACCACCTTTCTGTGACATACCAACTGATTTATCCACTGCTTTCTCTGATGAAGTGGCTGCAGAACTATCAGGGTTGATGTATTCTAATATTGAACTAAGAACCACTATTTGTAATGCACTTAAGACTCTTGTTGAGAGCAACTTAGCATACCAGAATGATCCAACTTCTGATCCTCTTCTAATACAACATTTCCCAGCTGAAAAAGCAACTGAGAGCTTGGAATATCTATCCACCAAATCGTCAAACTTGTTAGCTGTTTTGTTCAACCTTTACACACAAACTGCTCCAAATGCTAGAGGTTACATCCTTGAAACTATAGATGCTTACCTAAAAATCACGAAAGAGGAAGATTTAACTAACACATTCAACAATGTCTGTGGTCTTTTGAGTAACgcattcaaagaagaagcaaataaaaataagaatgAAATGTCTGCTACTTTACTTGATCTAGTCATTTCCATGGTTAAATAtgttccatcttcttcatatgGTTCATTATTCTCCATCTTCAATACTATTGTAAACTCAGAAGATTCgttgattcaaaagagaGCTTACCGTATTATCCACAAGCTCtcagaaattgaagaaggttcTGATGCTATCTCTAACTATATTGGGGATATTGAACAAATCATGTTGAAGAGTGCTTCCAGCGTGCAGACTTCATCCAAATCCGCAAGATTGCAGGCTATCAGAACTATTGTTCAATTATTGCCAGTAGATCAACTAAGCTTTATCGTCCAAGTGGTTGCAGAAGTCATTTTATCTACTAAAGATGTAAACGAAAAGTCTCGTGAAACGGCTTTCGGAATCCTAATTGATATGGCAAAGAAGATGGATAACCCCAACGGTATAGTTAAACTCTCTCAAATCCCTGGCTATGACCCCAGCACACCTGATCAACCATCATCTGTTGctgaatttttcaagatcatGTCAGCCGGTTTGATTGGTGAATCTCAACATATGGTTAGTGCCACCATAACTGCTTACTCTTGTTTGGTGTTTGAGTTTAAAGATAGAGTTGATACAGGTGTTCTCTTAGAAATATACGATACCATCGAATTATACCTCACATCAAACTCTCGTGAAATTGTCAAAAGTTCCATTGGCTTTGCTAAGGTATGCTGTTTGGGGCTAAGAGATGATATTATGAAACCTAAAGTTAAGGAATTACTTCCTAAGCTTTTGCGTTGGTCTCATGAGCACACTGGTCACTTCAAGGCTAAGGTGAAGCATATCATTGAAAGATTAATAAGAAGATTTGGATATGAATATATTGAGGCTAACTTCCCTGAGGAAGATATGAGATTGCTAGCCAACATCAGAAAATCCCGTAATAGAAGTATGCGTAAACAAAcagaaggtgaagaagaggGACCAGCTCAAGCTGCACCTTCTACGAAATCTTCTAGATTTATGTCTGCATTGGATGAAGCATTGTATTCTTCTGAAGAGgaaagtgatgatgaagaggagGGAACCGGTTCTAAAAATgatagaagaaagaagggtTCCAAGCAATTCATTGTTGAATCGAAGGAAAATCCATTGGATTTGTTGGATTCCCAAACATTGGCTCATATCTCCTCTACTAGACCTAAGACACTGAATACTGGTAAGAGAAGgattgttgatgatgaagtCTTCAGCTTTGATGCAGAAGGTAAGTTGGTTGTCAAGGATGAtaagagaaagaacaaTGCAGAAGATCcattggaagaaatcaCTAGTGGTGTTAATGCATACCTAGATGCTGTTAAGCAAGGTCCAGTTAAAGGTCAAAAGAACAGACTTAAGTTCAAGAAAGGTGCTAGAGCAGGAAACTATGACGACTTCggtgatgacgatgatgaagttgCTCTACCTAAGCCCAAATCTACTGACAAGGGCAGAATTGGCAAGAAACAGAATGGTagattcaagaacaagagaaaactTTAA
- the RQC2 gene encoding Rqc2p: MKQRLSALDLQIISKELEDKVVGYRLRNIYNIADSNRQFLLKFGKPDSKLNVVIDCGLRVHITDFTRPTPPTPSWFVSKLRQYLKEKRLTGVRQVPNDRIIVFTFADGRYYLVLEFFSAGNVLLLDADQKIILLQRVVDDYEMKVGQVYNMFDPKELVEAPRPVEKREHSEDELVEWINEAELKAKAMAVPVEGQTRKSKATGSIPSIQKLLFLHAPHLSSDLIQNVLKSNGINPSESCLHFKSSDSLSAIVNMLNQLESDVSELLSTSASSTRKGYILTHKNKLYDPARDGPELEYTYSNFHPFKPFIEDSSDVNVIEIEGYYNEVVDKFFSTIESNKYANRLQNQDYLAKKKINEAKANNEKIIQSLLDAQKANEEKGNILIENADLVEEAMSAVRSLLEQQMDWKSIDKLIANEQRNKNKIAQLIKLPMDLANNKISLNLPKEPEESEENNNTNTAPNLSSDESASDESDLSESDPSDISDISDSSDDEEEAPRTKKVSKKHNKKVLQKNSYLTVSVDLSLSAFANASNYFNAKKATSEKQKKVEKNAVKALKSIQQKIEKDLQKKVKDSHDVLKAIRNPYFFEKYYWFISSEGFVVVMGKSPIETDQIYSKYVNDDDVLVTNSFDNKAWILNPDKTEVPPNTLMQAGVFVNSASEAWSKKIASSPWWCFAKNVTKFDDIDGGVLPAGSFRMKNPKDKNMLPPAQLVMGLGFIWKVKSEEDEEDEEKSEDNESSADEEEIPSESTPEVTETDNNSVNDLSEKVEQLGFDVNNFDEIPTKEHLSQSQEEVQYSNSSDEQPDDTKTIATTIVENMNTKVRGKKGKLKKIQRKYLDQDEEERLARLEALGTLKGIEKERQKKTEELEKAEKREFKKQIRKRQEESRIHQFNKSEKVKVNIAHILQQLKGTISQEDEVSDVIPVYAPWSALTKYKYKAKVQPGTAKKTKSINDVLHYFITREVDSGESSKELDWPREHEAIKLIKGLDIVPIICSDKLKVTIPGSNDKSSSSGKGKKASQSNKGKKSKK; this comes from the coding sequence ATGAAGCAAAGATTAAGTGCATTGGATTTGCAGATCATATCcaaggaattggaagaCAAGGTTGTTGGGTACCGTCTAAGAAACATCTACAACATTGCTGACTCAAATAGacagtttttgttgaagtttggCAAACCAGACTCTAAACTGAATGTTGTGATCGATTGCGGTTTGAGGGTCCACATCACTGATTTTACCAGGCCCACTCCGCCTACACCATCGTGGTTTGTTTCTAAATTAAGACAGTatttgaaggagaaaagaCTTACTGGTGTGAGACAGGTTCCTAATGATAGAATTATCGTTTTCACTTTTGCAGATGGAAGATATTACCTTGTACTAGAATTTTTCAGCGCTGGAAATGTGCTTCTTTTGGATGCAGATCAAAAGATCATCCTTTTGCAACGTGTTGTAGATGATTATGAAATGAAGGTGGGTCAGGTATACAATATGTTTGACCCCAAGGAACTCGTTGAAGCGCCAAGACCTGTGGAGAAACGTGAGCATTCGGAGGATGAATTAGTTGAGTGGATTAACGAAGCAGAACTGAAGGCAAAGGCCATGGCGGTTCCAGTCGAGGGACAAACTCGTAAGTCAAAAGCCACAGGATCTATTCCATCGATACAGaaacttttgtttctacATGCACCACATCTATCTAGCGATTTGATCCAAAATGTGCTAAAGTCAAATGGGATCAATCCCTCCGAGTCGTGTTTGCATTTCAAATCATCGGATTCTTTGTCGGCTATTGTAAATATGTTAAACCAACTAGAATCTGATGTGTCTGAACTTTTATCCACCTCAGCCTCCTCAACTAGGAAAGGGTATATATTGACCCATAAGAACAAACTCTATGATCCTGCAAGAGATGGCCCAGAATTGGAATATACGTACTCCAACTTCCATCCTTTCAAACCATTTATTGAAGACAGCTCTGATGTAAATGTGATTGAAATAGAAGGCTACTATAACGAGGTCGTTGACAAGTTCTTCTCCACTATTGAATCCAATAAATATGCCAACCGTCTTCAAAACCAGGACTACTTggccaagaaaaaaatcaaCGAGGCCAAGGCCAATAATGAGAAAATCATCCAATCCTTACTGGATGCTCAGAAAgctaatgaagaaaagggtaATATTCTAATTGAAAATGCCGATTTGGTGGAAGAAGCAATGAGCGCTGTTCGTAGTCTCTTAGAACAACAAATGGATTGGAAAAGTATAGACAAATTAATCGCAAATGAACAgaggaacaagaataaaATCGCCCAGCTAATAAAATTGCCAATGGATCTagccaacaacaaaatttctttgaatttgccGAAAGAGCCCGAGGAGAGcgaagaaaataataataccaatacTGCACCAAACTTATCTTCTGATGAGAGTGCCTCTGACGAATCAGACTTAAGTGAATCAGACCCTTCAGATATATCGGATATTTCAGATTCAtctgatgatgaagaagaagcccCAAGAACCAAGAAGGTTTCCAAGAAACATAACAAGAAAGTTCTTCAGAAGAATTCATATCTGACGGTAAGCGTTGACTTATCATTATCTGCATTTGCCAATGCTTCCAACTATTTCAATGCAAAGAAGGCAACATCagagaagcagaagaaggtagaaaaaaatgctGTCAAGGCATTGAAGAgtattcaacaaaagataGAAAAAGATTTACAGAAGAAGGTTAAAGACTCTCATGATGTATTAAAGGCTATTCGTAATCCGtacttttttgaaaagtacTATTGGTTTATTTCAAGTGAGGGTTTCGTTGTAGTTATGGGTAAAAGTCCAATTGAAACTGATCAAATATACAGCAAATATgttaatgatgatgatgttttggTGACGAATAGCTTTGATAATAAAGCTTGGATTCTAAATCCCGACAAAACGGAAGTTCCTCCTAATACTTTAATGCAAGCTGGCGTTTTCGTCAATTCAGCAAGCGAGGCCTGGTCTAAAAAAATCGCTTCCTCACCTTGGTGGTGCTTTGCCAAAAATGTAACAAAGTTTGATGACATTGATGGCGGTGTACTACCCGCAGGTTCGTTTAGAATGAAAAATCCAAAGGACAAAAACATGTTACCACCTGCTCAATTGGTAATGGGTCTTGGTTTTATATGGAAGGTAAAgtctgaagaagatgaagaagatgaagaaaagtcCGAAGACAATGAGAGTTCTGccgatgaagaagaaattccaTCAGAATCAACACCTGAAGTCACAGAAACCGATAATAATAGCGTTAACGATCTCTCTGAGAAAGTTGAACAATTAGGCTTTGACGTGAACaattttgatgaaattcCCACCAAAGAACATCTTTCTCAAagtcaagaagaagtgcaATATTCAAACTCCTCTGATGAACAGCCAGATGATACCAAGACAATTGCTACTACAATCGTTGAAAATATGAATACCAAAGTTCGTGGTAAGAAAGGTaagttaaagaaaatcCAAAGAAAGTACCTAGATcaagacgaagaagaacgtCTAGCCAGATTGGAGGCCCTTGGTACATTAAAGGGTATCGAGAAGGagagacaaaagaagaccgaagaattagaaaaggcagaaaagagagagttCAAAAAACAGATTCGTAAACGCCAAGAGGAAAGTCGCATACACCAATTTAACAAGTCAGAGAAAGTTAAAGTAAATATTGCACATATATTGCAACAATTGAAAGGGACAATAAGCCAAGAGGACGAGGTTTCTGATGTAATTCCTGTTTATGCACCATGGTCCGCTTTGACGAAATATAAATACAAGGCAAAGGTCCAACCCGGTACCGCGAAGAAGACTAAATCAATAAATGATGTCCTTCATTATTTCATAACCAGAGAAGTGGACAGTGGTGAATCAAGTAAAGAACTCGATTGGCCAAGGGAGCATGAAGCAATAAAACTCATCAAAGGACTAGATATTGTACCTATCATATGTTCAGATAAGCTAAAGGTTACTATACCTGGTTCCAATGACAAATCATCGTCGTCGggtaaaggaaaaaaggcATCGCAATCCAACAAAGGTAAGAAGTCTAAGAAATGA
- the TAF3 gene encoding Taf3p, producing MTSDEKFYFSLLRISMIQLLRAHGFDKAKSSTIDLFTDLYIRYLELAIHEIRKLALDRGDLDEEVALQDITQGLLNIGAFKPTNLLDTYDEHPFAPGDEGMQKFKRWLLEDPATTEARVICTPTPDLLKMSEKSNKPLTMIPEYINQLNVSEKKPTDGDDEVELIEAMINNGDMDDWISFTVAAQRIELAKRKTGKVPKDTTSLPSIPGFKYSKLGGTRSTGNNSCIPVGVEIPEENEGEEVVHDSAQHELLTKLLSKLPVGNPENKLENITVSYEEDIDEEMELPPVENMDQDAELVDIEKQNFEFDSPGPGGLTLGNIDTKDLDEMEDMQNTFERRTSLDYGHSYDI from the coding sequence atgacTTCAGATGAGAAGTTTTACTTCTCGCTACTGCGAATTTCAATGATACAACTTCTACGGGCACATGGATTTGATAAAGCAAAATCAAGCACCATTGATCTCTTTACGGACCTCTATATTAGGTATCTTGAGTTAGCAATACATGAAATAAGGAAGCTGGCGTTAGACCGCGGAGATTTGGACGAAGAAGTTGCCCTTCAGGATATAACACAAggtcttttgaatattggTGCTTTCAAACCAACAAATTTACTAGACACATACGACGAGCATCCGTTTGCACCTGGCGATGAGGGCATGCAAAAATTCAAGAGGTGGTTACTGGAGGACCCTGCCACTACAGAGGCAAGAGTTATTTGCACGCCAACCCCAGATTTACTGAAGATGAGTGAGAAATCAAACAAACCATTAACAATGATACCCGAGTACATCAACCAACTAAATGTGTCTGAGAAGAAACCTACTGATGGAGACGATGAAGTTGAGCTTATAGAAGCCATGATAAATAATGGGGATATGGATGATTGGATATCGTTCACAGTGGCTGCTCAGAGAATAGAGTTagcaaagagaaaaacGGGCAAGGTACCCAAAGATACAACGTCATTACCATCTATTCCTGGGTTTAAATATTCTAAGTTAGGCGGAACTCGATCTACAGGAAACAATTCGTGTATTCCAGTAGGAGTAGAAATACCGGAAGAGAATGAAGGGGAGGAAGTCGTCCATGATTCTGCTCAACATGAACTTCTTACGAAGTTGCTTTCAAAATTGCCAGTAGGAAATCCGGAAAATAAGTTAGAAAATATCACAGTGTCTTACGAAGAGGATatagatgaagaaatggaaTTGCCACCTGTAGAAAACATGGATCAAGACGCAGAGCTCGTGGATATAGAGAAACAAaactttgaatttgattcCCCAGGACCCGGAGGTTTGACTTTAGGAAATATAGACACCAAGGACTTAGATGAGATGGAAGACATGCAAAATACATTCGAAAGAAGGACATCATTGGATTATGGTCATTCATATGATATATAG
- the RET3 gene encoding coatomer subunit zeta produces the protein MVNLSLFTVKAVIILDGEGKRLYSKYFHAPHEPTSPDSLAGSSKKQKEFESNLFNKTHGQNADIMVLNDHLVLYREYVDVSLYLIGGIDENELVLQEAFNGLKDALELILDTGIDKRNIQEHYDMVVLAVDEFIDDGIILETDPATIASRVTKPPSKDIPLNIELSEKGLLSAWGFAKSKLAERLQQGL, from the coding sequence ATGGTAAATTTATCTTTGTTCACGGTTAAGGCTGTAATAATTTTAGATGGAGAAGGGAAAAGATTATACTCTAAGTATTTCCATGCACCACATGAACCTACATCACCTGACTCTCTTGCAGGAAGTTcgaagaagcaaaaggaGTTTGAATCAAATCTATTCAACAAGACGCACGGTCAAAACGCAGATATAATGGTATTAAACGACCATTTGGTTCTATACAGGGAATATGTTGACGTGTCTTTGTACTTGATTGGtggaattgatgaaaacgAACTTGTTTTGCAAGAGGCCTTCAATGGGTTGAAGGACGCTTTGGAATTGATCTTAGACACAGGGATCgacaaaagaaatatcCAAGAACATTATGATATGGTTGTTCTAGCTGTTGATGAATTCATCGATGACGGAATCATCCTAGAGACAGATCCAGCCACTATTGCTTCCAGAGTAACGAAACCTCCTTCCAAGGATATTCCTCTAAACATAGAGCTCAGCGAAAAGGGGTTGTTGAGTGCATGGGGATTCGCTAAGAGCAAATTGGCTGAAAGATTACAGCAGGGCTTGTAG
- the MRPS16 gene encoding mitochondrial 37S ribosomal protein bS16m produces MTKGLVRIRLARFGRRHTPIYNIVVTNKHKALNRKPIEVLGTYNPIPKPLTKKEVKQGVVPTKDVQLDFNRAKYWIGVGAQPSDTVTRLLKKAGILDANWGKTYTSSRAVVEPKKEVLEE; encoded by the coding sequence atgacaaaGGGTCTAGTGAGGATAAGACTAGCAAGATTTGGAAGGAGACACACGCCAATATATAACATTGTGGTTACCAACAAACACAAAGCTTTGAATAGAAAACCCATTGAGGTGTTGGGAACATACAATCCAATTCCCAAACCATTAACGAAGAAGGAGGTTAAACAAGGTGTTGTCCCTACAAAGGATGTTCAATTAGATTTCAATAGAGCGAAGTACTGGATTGGTGTTGGTGCTCAACCAAGTGATACCGTGACAAgacttttgaagaaggctgGAATATTGGATGCTAACTGGGGGAAGACATACACTAGCAGTAGAGCTGTCGTCGAACCTAAAAAGGAGGTTCTGGAGGAATGA